The nucleotide sequence aacaaaacaaacaaacaatgcacaaaTGCATTGTGGAATCACTAGTACAAATGTTGTTTCACAGGTTTACAGTTTAAACTTGTATTTGTCAATTCATGGGGAAAATACTATAAGTCTGTAATTTGTACAGATTAGTGATTGGTAATGAAGATTTGAAGATACTGCTTCTGCATCCAGTACTTTTTGATATTCAGTTGTTTTCTCTCACTTTAGGATGTGTACATTCAGTGTAGTGACAACTTAAATAATTTCCACATCAGAGGGAGAGAATAGTTTTAGTCTCTCTGTCACAGTCTGTCTCTACACTATGTTAGCCTCAGAGGAGCCAGGCTTCAGTATCTTaagtgttacaatgtgtttaatAGCTTTCCTGAACCAGGGATAGAAAAAGACATATATCACAGGGTTTAGACAGGAATTAAAGTACACCAGCCAAAGTTCAATGTTTCCAGATGACGCCCCAACCAAGTTGTTCTCAGCTGCAACAGTGAAACAATAATATGGACAGTTGCACACAATAAACGCTACTACAACAATACCAAGAGTTCTGGCTGCTTTCATCTCAGATTTCTTAGGAGTTACTGTATTTGAACGCTGAAGTGTATCAGCTGTAATGCGAGAGCGCAGGGCACGAGCCTGAGACACAGCCACCACAAACACTCTCATATACAAAATTATGATGACAAGAAAGGGGCCCAAAAAGGTCACAACAAGGTCAACAGCTCCTTCAATATAATTAACTACAATTACACACTCTCCATAACAGGAGTTATACCTGCCTGGCTGTTTCAATAAATCCCTCAGCATCCAACTGCTGTGAACAGCAGAAGATAACCAACACAGACAAATGCAGAGTTGAACTCTTTTCACAGTGACTTTGGTGGAGTAAAACATGGGGTCACAAATAGCAATGTAGCGGTCAACTGATATGAGAACCATGTTTCCTACTGATGCACTGACAGCAAAGAAAGCTGAAAAGTAATACACAACACACATTATGTCACCCAGAATCCAACAACCTCTATAGATGATGATTTCAGCTGGCATTAGCACAATACCGACAAGGAAGTCTGCAACAGCCAGAGACAGGAGGATGAAGTTGGTGGTGGTGTGAAGCTGCCTGAAAcgggaaaacaacaacactgaataCACTTGTTATATCTATGTGTAGAAATAAGTGTTATTAGCAGTTATGATACGAGGACTATGACTTGTCCTATAACAATGAGGCCTAAATACAGCACAGTAATGCAGATGTAAACACATTTGCAAATAACCAGTATGCAGTAATGAAACAAGAGAACATAACTCTTATGCACTACTTATGAACATGAGGAGAAGGTTAGTGGGTGTGCAGCAGCCTGAAATGTGAGAAATCATCACTAATTGTTTCAGTAACACATCTCAACAGCACCATAATCAAAGTTGTCATCAGCTTAAATGTGACATCATGCTGCAGAGCTCAAAGCCATTTCTTCATGTAACTGTAACCAAAGAATAAACACTTTGTAAGCCAAGCAAAAAAGTGTATCTCTGCCTGAAGTGGGAGATAGAGGTGATGACCAGCAGGTTAAGAACCATAGTGAGCAGAGTGATGCAGGACAGCACACTGAGAGTGACTGTGGCCTCCAAGTGAGGGCGACTTGTCTTCCTGCAGGAGGTGTTGACTTGGGGAAAGCAGAGTTCATCCTCCTCCATGGCCACTGACAGGGCTTTGATCAGAAAGCTGCCAGAGCTCAGCAGGTTCTCCTGTCTCTCTGATGTGCAGCTGATTTGTCTCTTTTCTCACCTCCCATATGCTAATTCCATCTATTCAGTAGGCCAAAGGTGACTATGTCATACTCTGAGTCTGGCTCCCAAAACACCTGAATGTTGTCAAGCACAGTGACCATTCTGCGTTGTGGGCCACATGATGCAATGATTTTAGAATCAGCTTTATTATTTGCCAAGTACGTgtgtacatacaaggaatttgactgcGGTAGACTTGCTCTCAATGTACCAGAATTGACATAAATACTCAAAATTTAGGCAAGAGGTGGAGTACACATGTGGCAGTCATAATGTGTAGATGAACTATTAAGTCACCAAAAGAGCTCGACAGCGCCACCTAGGGAATTTCACCCTAGGAATTGTTAAAGGTTATCAAACCCAACATGAAAGGCACTCAGGTACATTACAAACAGAAGCGAGAGGACGTGGTTCCAGTTTAAGTattttattaacaaatgctctaaaacccataaaacacacacaatgttaaAAAGGGGAAAAACTAAAGGAGGACTTAACAATGCTGAGTTTACCGGTGGGGGGACATGAGTTGGACAAGGAGTGCAACATGAAGGAACCTCCAGCAGAACCAGGCTCCGTGTGGGAGGCAATCTGCATGATTGGTTGGAtttgagaagagagagaggggtggtcagagagggaaagagggttCATAGAGAGAACACCAACAGCAATGTCTACGTGGAATACATCAACAGATATagtataaatacatataaatccATAAATGAACTAATGAACATAACTATTTTTAAAGGGCTGGGggctgacagagagaaaacatgaaCAGCACTATATGAGCTATATTCATAACTCTATTGAATTCAGAGTCAGAGTCTGTGTCGCTCTGTAGTGCAGGTGGGTATATCAGTCTATTGCTGTACAGGCTCCTGTGTCTGATCAGCACATTGTGGAGAGGGTGTGCAGGGTGTCGAATATTTTCCACATGTGGACAATATTCTCCTTTCCAACACCACTGTTAAAGAGTCCAATTTCTCCCCCACAACATGGCTGAATGATCTTGCTAAGTGTGTTGGTGTCCTTGACTTTTGACAACATTAACTACTGCATGTCTAGACTACATGAGTCTTTTTGACAAGAATAACAccctcacttaaaaaaaaactagaagGAAAATATAATCAAAATGATGGTTTAAGCTCTGCTGTACATGCAGGAGATGCTGGAAGAACAGGCCTGGAACCAGCTAAAACACAGAACAGACAGAGAGCCACACAAATACATTGTACACAAATTTTAATACATGTTTAACATTTCATAAATGTTcatataatcaatattttaatacaTGTTCATACATTAGCATCACTATACTGTACATTACACATTGAAAACTACATTACTCAACActacactttaaaaacattcatATATATACTATTTGACTGtacattacacatttaaaattacattacaaCAGACAGAGAGCCAGCCTGGAAAAACATGCACGTATAAACACTTAAACTATCTTAATACATATCATACATTCGCTATACTGTATTACATtacacatttaacattttattactcAACACTACACATTTCAAACTACATGGAATCAAAATCCTGTTCAATAACACCACTCAGTCTAAAGCTGCACACAATCCCTTCATGATCACTAAAATAAATAGGCAACACTAGTGCCTGAACATCATAAACTGGTGTTTTGACGTACACATGGTCAATGAGTGTGCCTCTCTCTGTTGTGGGTTGTGTCACATGTTGCACAAACCCTTTCTCTATCATAAAATGACACAGAAATGAAGATGTTAAAACATCATCATTAAAGTCCCCCATTAGTGCTACAGTTTTATCTAAGGAGTCCAACCAGTCAAGCAACACACTGAGATTTGCCTTAAACAAGGACACAGGGTATGATGGCGGTCAATAGATCACAACTAACACTATGTCCACACTATCACAGGCACAAATCAAACACTTGAGGTTCAGGTTTGAGGCCTGCAAAACTTCACAGACTAAACTGTTACTGCAATACAAACCAACACCACCATGTTGCTGCCCTTGTAGTTCCAATAGTACTGGATCATCACTAGTGTATGACAGACTTCGGGGACAACTGTGAAAACTATAACGGTCTATCTGGACTGACTCTAGTGAAGAATCTGCAGGCAGccatgtttctgtgacagcaaTACAGTTAGGCTGCAAATGCTGTGTACATGATGCTAAATCTGCAACATGTCCAGATAAACTTTGCACATTcatcaaaaacacaaagaatttGACTCCATGTTAGGCCTGGCCATGTTTTCAATTAAAAATGGAGGCATGCTTTGAAGTGCATCCTTTATTCTGGCATTACAGAATATGGCCTTATCCTCAAAATCCCTAATTATCAAACCAGACAGAGTCCTGACACGACTCATA is from Epinephelus moara isolate mb chromosome 7, YSFRI_EMoa_1.0, whole genome shotgun sequence and encodes:
- the LOC126393354 gene encoding trace amine-associated receptor 8a-like is translated as MEEDELCFPQVNTSCRKTSRPHLEATVTLSVLSCITLLTMVLNLLVITSISHFRQLHTTTNFILLSLAVADFLVGIVLMPAEIIIYRGCWILGDIMCVVYYFSAFFAVSASVGNMVLISVDRYIAICDPMFYSTKVTVKRVQLCICLCWLSSAVHSSWMLRDLLKQPGRYNSCYGECVIVVNYIEGAVDLVVTFLGPFLVIIILYMRVFVVAVSQARALRSRITADTLQRSNTVTPKKSEMKAARTLGIVVVAFIVCNCPYYCFTVAAENNLVGASSGNIELWLVYFNSCLNPVIYVFFYPWFRKAIKHIVTLKILKPGSSEANIV